A genomic stretch from Candidatus Stygibacter australis includes:
- a CDS encoding thioesterase family protein has translation MVHEYKRRVFGYECDIYGHLNNANYLHLYEEARSIFLEDVDLPIRKLQERGIAIYITKVELEFIKGIQLESEVLVKSWVVSGSRLRGLWQQEMYVDDELCSRITIEGVYANNGKPRRLPRDIFEIFERSIEK, from the coding sequence ATGGTGCATGAATACAAGCGTAGAGTATTTGGCTATGAATGCGATATTTATGGTCATTTGAATAATGCAAATTATCTGCATTTATATGAAGAGGCGAGGTCGATATTTCTGGAGGATGTTGATCTGCCGATCCGTAAACTGCAGGAACGGGGAATAGCGATCTATATAACAAAAGTAGAGTTAGAATTTATAAAGGGTATTCAATTGGAATCAGAAGTATTGGTTAAAAGCTGGGTAGTTTCAGGGAGCAGATTACGAGGTTTATGGCAGCAGGAAATGTATGTGGATGATGAATTATGCAGCCGCATTACAATCGAGGGAGTGTATGCTAATAATGGCAAACCTCGCAGGCTACCACGTGATATTTTTGAGATTTTTGAGCGGAGTATTGAGAAGTAG
- a CDS encoding RloB family protein: MNKLRPLSLSLAIISEGDTEGWYLRQLKSAERINFDIFPKEGRNLVGMKNKLQNLLSQDIYDYIFCLVDMDTKLDGAEKTKYQNFMQFAQKYENVHIIESQPCFEYWFYLHKANFSARYFKTWKNEQPLKPEILKIIPAYEKSKIFYYSKSGQGLYNLLKTHLLSAAKNSFKLKNNDKYHYCQFFTLFGLILCNKVKEINENDFFNCLNENQLCVFISNFLLTYTK, from the coding sequence ATGAATAAACTTCGCCCTTTATCACTCTCTCTTGCTATTATATCGGAAGGAGATACTGAAGGCTGGTATTTGCGGCAATTAAAATCCGCTGAAAGAATTAATTTCGATATTTTTCCTAAAGAAGGAAGAAATCTTGTTGGTATGAAAAACAAACTCCAAAATCTCCTCTCCCAAGACATCTATGACTACATTTTCTGCTTGGTTGATATGGATACAAAACTTGATGGTGCAGAAAAGACAAAATATCAGAATTTTATGCAATTTGCTCAAAAATACGAAAATGTCCACATTATTGAATCTCAACCCTGTTTTGAATACTGGTTCTATCTGCATAAAGCTAACTTTTCAGCCAGATATTTTAAAACCTGGAAAAATGAACAGCCTCTAAAACCTGAAATATTGAAGATTATTCCTGCTTATGAAAAGTCCAAGATTTTCTATTATTCCAAATCAGGTCAGGGCTTATATAACTTATTGAAAACTCATTTATTATCCGCTGCAAAAAACAGCTTCAAACTTAAAAATAACGATAAATATCACTATTGCCAGTTCTTCACATTGTTCGGTCTTATTTTATGCAATAAAGTAAAAGAGATCAATGAAAACGATTTCTTTAATTGCCTTAATGAAAATCAACTCTGTGTTTTTATCAGCAACTTTTTACTTACATATACTAAATAA
- the pulA gene encoding type I pullulanase produces MQHPVVAYIDDFELISVTISQTDEKMTFDPESFLLQNENNQKINIILADIEPRELHVTGEFYNWKILPEGRMHWDSKSHYYYCELPLDLVKDKAFKFIENRFIWYPHGENLRINDNSGSFYQKGCMTCGDKVRFILKNNMFGFQSFKVFLKTEQQLMPDQTYYLSYQGKNRIKLLNRDIFNQPGFYYNKTDLGFNWTSQRTIFKIWSPVADEMKVLLFKDANQQKPFQIESMQRAQKGVWQAELQGDFQNCYYLYEIRIDSNTYRQIDPYSRALSINSTHSMIFNTQNTYPKGWDEQDNFTLNSPVDAIIYELHVRDFSISPAWQGPENTRGKFLGLTWSGTIDKPDKTITIGLDHLNELGVNVIQLLPVFDFDTVDETGNDPQKLRNWGYDPNSYNVPEGSYAIEPDTIQRLVEFRQMIMALHNNGFKVVMDVVYNHTANVGAPFSVFDTFMPEYFYRMDNAGHYTNGSGCGNEIASEKPMVRKYIIDSLRYWLTEFKIDGFRFDLMGLMDLPTMKQIVKELKKLKPDVLLYGEPWAGGASPLENPAIKGTQKNQGFAVFNDHFRDSVRGDTDGTARGWVMGEFQLKPQMINAIMGSIDDITASPTETINYVSAHDNYTWFDKIIRTLPDLSINDQIKTARLGLAVTLTSQGIPFLHAGSEFLRTKRVPGASEDDIRNSYKANDEVNQIDWECKITYYDFYDYIKSLIALRKKYSALRLRTAFQIKKRISIVKKGVPKNLIAIYISGLNKDTDLMIIHNPTLKSVDLKLPEGIWRIIFDDNYKSRQIEATHLESSLTIPHLSTTILELD; encoded by the coding sequence GTGCAGCATCCGGTAGTTGCCTATATTGATGATTTTGAACTTATTAGTGTCACCATCTCGCAGACAGATGAAAAGATGACATTTGATCCTGAAAGTTTTCTCCTTCAAAATGAAAATAATCAGAAAATAAATATAATTTTAGCAGATATTGAACCCCGGGAACTTCATGTTACAGGTGAATTCTATAACTGGAAAATCCTTCCTGAAGGCAGGATGCATTGGGATTCTAAGTCACATTACTACTATTGTGAACTCCCTCTTGATCTGGTTAAAGATAAAGCTTTCAAATTCATCGAAAATAGATTTATCTGGTACCCTCATGGTGAGAATCTTCGCATTAATGATAATTCTGGCAGTTTCTATCAAAAGGGATGTATGACCTGTGGAGACAAAGTACGCTTTATCCTTAAGAATAACATGTTCGGTTTTCAAAGTTTCAAGGTATTTTTGAAAACTGAACAGCAACTTATGCCAGACCAGACTTATTATCTCAGCTATCAGGGAAAGAACAGAATTAAGCTCCTCAACCGGGATATATTCAATCAGCCGGGTTTTTATTACAATAAAACTGATCTTGGTTTTAACTGGACTTCCCAGCGAACAATATTTAAGATCTGGAGTCCCGTTGCTGACGAAATGAAAGTATTGCTATTTAAAGATGCCAACCAGCAGAAGCCATTTCAGATTGAGTCCATGCAGCGAGCTCAAAAGGGAGTCTGGCAGGCAGAACTCCAGGGAGATTTCCAGAATTGCTATTATCTTTATGAGATCAGGATTGATTCTAATACTTATCGCCAGATAGATCCTTACAGCCGCGCCCTCTCTATAAACAGCACGCATTCAATGATATTTAATACTCAGAATACATATCCCAAGGGATGGGATGAACAAGATAATTTCACCCTTAATAGTCCCGTGGATGCCATCATCTATGAATTACACGTCAGGGATTTCTCCATTTCTCCTGCTTGGCAAGGACCCGAAAATACCCGTGGTAAATTCCTCGGACTTACCTGGTCTGGTACAATTGACAAACCCGATAAAACAATTACCATTGGACTTGATCATCTTAATGAATTAGGAGTTAACGTTATTCAATTGCTGCCTGTTTTTGATTTTGATACTGTAGATGAAACTGGTAACGACCCGCAAAAATTACGTAACTGGGGTTATGATCCAAATTCATATAATGTTCCCGAAGGCAGCTATGCTATAGAACCTGATACCATCCAGAGACTGGTGGAATTTCGCCAGATGATCATGGCCCTGCATAATAATGGCTTCAAAGTTGTGATGGATGTGGTTTATAATCACACGGCAAATGTAGGTGCACCATTTTCCGTCTTTGATACCTTTATGCCGGAATATTTTTATCGCATGGATAATGCCGGGCATTACACAAATGGTTCTGGCTGCGGGAATGAAATTGCTTCAGAAAAACCAATGGTGCGAAAATATATCATTGATTCCCTGCGCTACTGGCTCACAGAATTCAAGATTGATGGCTTCCGCTTTGACCTCATGGGACTCATGGACTTGCCCACTATGAAACAGATTGTTAAAGAACTAAAAAAGCTCAAACCTGATGTACTGCTTTACGGTGAACCCTGGGCTGGAGGTGCTTCTCCGCTGGAAAATCCCGCTATCAAGGGTACCCAGAAAAATCAGGGTTTTGCCGTGTTCAATGATCATTTCCGGGATAGTGTCCGCGGGGATACAGACGGCACAGCAAGGGGTTGGGTGATGGGAGAATTTCAGCTTAAACCTCAGATGATAAATGCCATTATGGGAAGTATTGATGATATTACTGCTTCTCCCACTGAAACAATAAACTACGTCTCTGCGCATGATAATTACACCTGGTTTGATAAAATAATCAGAACCCTGCCAGATCTTAGCATCAATGACCAGATCAAAACTGCCAGATTAGGACTTGCTGTCACTCTCACCAGTCAGGGGATTCCTTTCCTGCATGCCGGCTCAGAATTTCTGCGTACAAAAAGAGTTCCTGGTGCCAGTGAAGATGACATCAGAAATTCCTATAAAGCCAATGATGAGGTTAATCAGATCGACTGGGAGTGCAAAATTACTTACTATGATTTTTATGATTATATAAAATCCCTGATCGCACTCAGAAAAAAATATTCTGCCCTCAGATTGCGGACAGCTTTCCAGATCAAAAAAAGAATTTCAATTGTAAAAAAAGGTGTCCCCAAAAATCTCATCGCTATCTATATAAGTGGACTCAACAAAGATACCGACCTCATGATCATCCACAACCCCACTCTCAAATCAGTTGATTTAAAACTCCCCGAAGGCATCTGGCGCATAATATTTGATGATAATTACAAGTCCCGCCAAATAGAAGCAACCCACTTAGAATCATCCCTCACAATACCCCACCTATCCACAACCATCCTCGAACTGGACTAA